The Geobacter sp. AOG2 genome includes a window with the following:
- the rph gene encoding ribonuclease PH: protein MRNDGRGSCDLRPITITRRFTKHAEGSVLIEFGDTRVICTASVEESVPPFLRGKGTGWVTAEYAMLPRATHTRSPREAAKGKQTGRTLEIQRLIGRSLRAVTDLTRLGERSISIDCDVIQADGGTRTASITGAYVALVDALAGLRDKGVFADIPLKEAVAAVSVGIIDGEPLLDLNYHEDSTAEVDMNFVMTSSGRFVEVQGTAEAEPFTVEQMDAMRDQAMGGIRQLFAFQQEALRG, encoded by the coding sequence ATACGAAATGACGGCCGGGGAAGTTGTGATCTGCGTCCCATCACCATCACGCGCAGGTTCACCAAGCATGCCGAGGGGTCCGTGCTGATCGAATTCGGCGATACGCGGGTCATTTGCACCGCCTCGGTGGAGGAGTCCGTTCCGCCGTTTTTGAGAGGCAAAGGAACCGGGTGGGTAACCGCCGAGTACGCAATGCTGCCCCGTGCCACCCACACGCGTTCGCCGCGCGAAGCGGCCAAGGGAAAGCAGACCGGCCGGACGCTCGAAATCCAGCGCCTGATCGGGCGTTCGTTGCGTGCCGTTACCGATCTGACGCGCTTGGGTGAGCGGTCCATATCTATCGATTGCGATGTAATCCAGGCCGACGGCGGCACGCGGACCGCCTCCATCACCGGAGCCTATGTAGCTCTGGTCGACGCCTTGGCCGGACTCCGCGACAAGGGTGTGTTTGCGGATATCCCGCTTAAAGAGGCCGTAGCCGCAGTCAGTGTCGGCATCATTGACGGTGAACCTCTTCTGGACCTTAATTATCATGAGGACTCCACTGCCGAGGTGGACATGAACTTTGTCATGACTTCCAGCGGCCGCTTTGTAGAGGTTCAGGGCACCGCCGAGGCCGAACCGTTCACCGTCGAGCAGATGGATGCCATGCGGGATCAGGCCATGGGCGGCATCCGGCAGCTTTTCGCATTCCAGCAGGAGGCCTTGCGGGGATGA